The sequence TCGCGTGGACTCGCTTTTATACTGGATCGTAATCGAATTAACGTTGCCATCTCACGCGCACAGTGTTTAGCGGTAGTGATTGCAGATCCTCGCATCGCCAGTGCCGCCGCCGGTTCCATTGATGAGATGATGTTACTTAACGTGTTTTGTAAACTCGCTTCTTCATAGGAGTGGATAACTCGACTACACAAATTTAAAGAACGAAGCTAACCTACAGACGTCCCACCATCAGGTCGAGATTCTGGGACGATGTTCGGTTTGGACTTCTCCCTAAAAAGTTCCTCAACCCTGCGCTCTTCTTCCTCCGTAACCACCACATATCCATGCTCACGTTTTTCCTTATCATGATCTATCGGCTTGCCATCCACCCGATCCATAACGATCTGTGCCGCTTGCAGATTGCCTTTGACCGCTTTCGTTGCGACCTGAAGGACGATCAATTCCGACAAGGTCATTTTCTTGCCGTTCACCACGACTTTCTGCTTGAGGATTTCCATAAGCACCGTTCTCATATTGCGAGAACCTTTTGGCCTTCCGTTGGTATTTCTCCGTGAATCAAAGCCTGACTGGAAGGGCTTCAATGTTTTAATATTTCCCATGCCGGTAGTGTACCGGCTTTTTGCGTATCAAACAGTAGGTATTGAAATACGGTGGAAACGGTCTTTTCGGAGAAGCCTCCCGTTCCCGTAATTTCACAGTATTTACGGGTATTTTGCCGAAAACACCAACCCGACCTAGACGGGTAGTACGGTGACCTCGGCGAATGCTAGAATACCCTTACGACGTCTGACACAGTACGCACCAGACCAATCATCGCAGCCATCTTGAGCTAGCTCGAGATACATTATGGAGGTAAAACAAGTTAATACGAATGGTGATAACAATATTTCCTTCACCACAAGTGGAGATTTTGTGGAGACTAAATCTTTTCACAACTCAGATGAAGTCAAAGATTTTTATGAATCCATAAAAAAATCTGGAAGAACCGCTTGGATTTTATTTTGGATAAGCACAGCCATTGCTGTTTTATTATTTGTGCTTGGTCCGTTTTGGAATATGTTTACTAAATATTTATTGTAAAATATATGAATTTCTATAATCAACATAATCAATTTGGTAATAATTATATGAATTTTGGTCCACAGCCAAGGCAATTGAATGATTCACTTAAAGGACAACTAAAAAGCATGATTCTGTCAGGATCAAAAATTATTATTACGTCTGTTTTGGGTGACGGAGAGGCATATAATTTTGCCACCCAAATGAAAGAATATCTCGAACAACAAGGTTATGGTGTTGATGGAATAAATCAGGCTATATATTCTAAGCAACCAAAAGGTCAAATAGTAGAACCACCCAAAGAAACAGGAGGTGCTTATAATTTAATCATAGGCAATAATTTATAAAGAAAACAGATTCGCTCAAGTTACTTCGAAATGATAAGACAAAAATATTAAAAATGTCCCCACTGGGCTTGACCGACTACGGCTCTAACTCGAGTCGGTCAGCCAACAAGAGCTAGGTTATCGCGCACGAGCTGCGTCGATACTAAAGGTCCCAAGACGAGGGTGAGAATCTCTCAGATTATATGACCTTAGGAATGAACCTATTGGAGGAGAGGGCGATGGCGACCATGGAGGCTCGCGTTCTGCGGAGTGGGTTTCTGCCGTATACAGAGTATGTCATGTCTGTAAAGGAAGGGGACGTCTTCTGTATTTTTTTAAATGTCAAAAATGTGGAGGCACAGGCAAAGAAATGGCGGGTATAAAGACGGTTAAACCTTTTGATATGACAGATTCTCCTGATATCTTGAAATAGAAGCAATGAAGGAGAATAAATACTCGTGAAAGATTAAGGCCCCGCCTAGTAGCGAAAGCAAACGGCGGGATTTTTTATTTATTTTTTCTTCAATGACTGGTAAATAAAAAACCGCCGACCACTATGGATCGGCGGGAGCAGGTGCGCTGC is a genomic window of Candidatus Paceibacterota bacterium containing:
- a CDS encoding DUF5681 domain-containing protein; the protein is MGNIKTLKPFQSGFDSRRNTNGRPKGSRNMRTVLMEILKQKVVVNGKKMTLSELIVLQVATKAVKGNLQAAQIVMDRVDGKPIDHDKEKREHGYVVVTEEEERRVEELFREKSKPNIVPESRPDGGTSVG